The Bacteroidales bacterium sequence ACGATACTTCTCCTTTAAACGGCGTATCATCCTCAACTTTTCAATAGGAATATCTACAAGAAAGGCATTAAAGGCATCATCAATCTGCTTATCAGTTACCGAAACAGAAATACAACGCCTAATAGAATCTCTCCACTCTTCGGGAGAGATACGCCCCTCCTCCAATGCCAAAAGTTCATCCTTTTGTCGGTACTCTCCAAGCATCATATCAATAGAGTCGTAACTCAATTCTCTAAAAGCCTTCAAACAATTTTGTCTGTTGAGATTTATCAATACCCCTCCCAGATCAAAAATTATTGTAGTATATTCTTGTTTCATAATCTGAAATCTTC is a genomic window containing:
- a CDS encoding HAD family phosphatase → MKQEYTTIIFDLGGVLINLNRQNCLKAFRELSYDSIDMMLGEYRQKDELLALEEGRISPEEWRDSIRRCISVSVTDKQIDDAFNAFLVDIPIEKLRMIRRLKEKYRVVMLSNTNKVMFESKIPELFKIDGLKMEDYFDKFFLSYEMGMSKPSPEIFLRVAEELEIAPQEALFIDDSLANIEAASKLGFQTMHVEPYTDFSNKLL